The Nicotiana tabacum cultivar K326 chromosome 5, ASM71507v2, whole genome shotgun sequence sequence aaaaagaaaccaactgaaagtttcagggaatatgccatcaaatggagagagcaggcagctagagctaagccacccatggatgaccatgaGTTAATCACTATCTTTAtacaggctcaagagccagattattttcaatacatgacatccgcagtgggtaaatccttcccggaagcaatcaaaatgggagaaatggtggagaacggtcttaagacaggcagaattataagtcaaagAGCTCTTAAAGCTGCAGCTCTAGCTGTCCAAATTGAAGCTGGTAACACGAATGAGGGGGATGAAGAAATCAtggtgatatcagggtcgagaagaggtcctaggagaacatctcgaaggtatgtgcAACCTCATCAAGTTTCCCATGACCCCCTTAAGCATTACTATCTACTTCCAAACCCCCCATACTTTGTTGATCCTTCCCAGTATGTTGCCCAGCCATCAAATCACCCAAGAAAGCGAGCacgagtatcacaaaatctccacccGCTCCCGCAAAAATTTCAGCTACcttataacccacatccaagccaggggtatagaaagaaacaaaagttgaaagatagttttacaccaataggagagtcctatgcaagcttatttgagaagttaaaacaacatgacatgattgcacccattcctccaaatcaggtggaccgacgtgcgagaagctttgactcatctaaaaggtgtgaataccactcCAATGCCTGGAGCACAATGTGGAAAATTGtcaggatttgaaaagagaaatagaaaggatgatccggGAAAATTTGATTCAAGATAGTGGCACCCAGAATATCACGTTGCATCCCTTACATGAGGAGGCACACTTGGTAGGGATGATGCCCGGTGACATAGGGTATGAGAATCCTcgtgggaacttgttgactgaagtTGAAGATACTGACGCAGATAGTAGTCATGGCAATATGGATGCGAAGCTTAGTGGCTAAAATGttgtgcttggtaattggaaagatgcTCCATTCCTAAGTCAGCTGGGGAGGAGCTTTGGTGGTCCATTTtgctgtcatttctgttgtccgggttatttgcagagttgtaatccggatattgtcttgtgatcaAACCCACTTATCCTAGCTTGTTTAGTCGCAGTGGTTCGTTTAAGTGTTGTCCATGGATGTTTCAGGTTCATTCTAGGGTTGTAGTCCAGtttgtttgcttgttttgttattCGAGTTATTTCATCGTTGTCTAAATGCAAAATTCTGGTCTTTTGTTACTTCCAATCATTTTTCTTCGTTTAGTTCTTTTCTatccttttgttttgtctttTGTCTAATGCTGGTTCTAGTgccatgacatgcacgcataattctcagtcGGATCTTCAAAAGTTGCGAAGCAATGAGACCATTTTGAAAGCGATAGGGGCACCTGAGGAAATGAGAACAAATTTGGACGTTTTGAGATTGTTTGAcgcccgaaccatgtgaaactggggcagatagaataTAAAGAAACCCTAAAAGCAAGTTGGCCAAATCGACAGGGGGCCGGTCGTGGTAATAAGAGTaagagtgttgcccaatggtgcattatatttgacagatgtagcaGGAAAATGTGTGAAAATGGCCATCAACTCTGAGGCGGTCAGGATATACTATGTGTAATTTCTGTGCATTAGTCGTATTGGTTTGCCTTAGCCATGTCTTGaggattgaaatgacgaaggcattttgttctgctatccaaacacttttttcCATTGTTACCCCTTATGAGCCGTGTttattttctttcgtacccctctttcggaatcaatgacACAATTAAGAAACACAATTGCCGCAAATaagcaaatgaaaagaaaaaaaaggaaggaaagagaaaaagaaaagaaaagaaaagaaaataaagaaaagaaaagaaaagaaagaaaagaaaagaaaagaaaggaaagtgaaagaaaagaagaaaagaagaacagaaaagaaaagaagagaaagaaaacataaaaaaaaagtaattcctatgacgtgaactacgtttgacttgatcccgaaagggtacgtaggcagcctctatgaggttcagtcataccaaaataaaaatccaaaagtccccaagcaagaaactggggcagaaattgtggtAATTGTgagaagttggattccgaaagttgtaattttaacccattttgaaattgttttgagtcttttataccctttctttctaacccatccaaaagcctacattacggtccaaagaaagaccttctgatcagtctttgagaaatgccaagtcaagcaggtaaggtAATTCATGTTAGGGACAACACTCcggtccaaacaaggaaaatgaaaatgagagaatcttattaaTGAAAGTCCTCATGGGTATCGCAAGGTGATGAAAGCTGGGAGAAataagaaatgagagagtcttattggtgaaaaccttcacgggcaccttgaggcgacagtaagttgagataaagaacgaaatgagagaggtttgatggtgaaaaccctctgGGGCACTACAAGCCGAATAAGGAATGCGAATCAAATTGGATAAGCGGAGcaatgaagcccagtttcacagcAAAAAGGAACAAGAGATGAACATCAGATTTGCTTAACAGAATAGGTTGCAGGTGCATGTCAAggtcattagagtcggtatccacatccgataggtttctactgtgtagttttcttgttaggaatcatatCTTACTATTGTCCTTTACTTTGTTCCTTTCGTTTTGTTTATTTCCCCTTTTTGAGTCTTTTGGTCATAACAAGtgaggaatgacttcaaaattttccaccagctttccaattgcacaaaatggggtcACAAGTCAGGAAAAATAGCAAGAGCACTGAGCTGGTCATAATCAACATActttgggatccttatgaaacacaaagtttggtagatgtcggttaaggaataatgcaacagatagagggtattgggattGAACGGGGAAAAAGGGTATTTCAGTGACACAGATGACGGGGAAAGTGGTTAATCAGTAAACATGCAAGTCCTTCAAGAAGAATCAGTTGTCACAAAAAACATATGGGGTCAGATAAGAAGACTAGAAGTAATAATTAAGAGATAGTCGTCAAGAAGGGcggaagttatcagccaagtttTAAAGATAGTCGGACAACGCAAAGCatggaaaggagaaaaggaaagtcATCCCAACGGGAGTACCACAACCAACTACCGCACTTTTAAACTGacagaattttctttgatttgaaacaggagCATGGAAATGTTATTGATGGCAGAAAGATATGCTACAGgaggattatcaaactggggcagaaaattttctgtcgtGTTGAAATTTTTTTTTCCGGGTACCCATCTGAAGAACATGAAGGTCAATACAagtgttttaaaaaaaagagagaaaaagagagggaTGTAGTTTTCAGGAAAGAAACACCAGTTCTaagaaaagtaatttttggaGGAATGAAACACTAGTTTTTAGGGAAGAGTTTTTTTTAAGGAGGACAACACCAGTtttagggaagcagttctgaaagaagataatttaAGTTAGTgggtagataaaacaaattttgaaggaaaatggttaaaagaaatcttagtctgatgaatttttcacctaagataaagaaatcttagtctgttgaatctttcacctaagataaagaaatcttagtctgttgaatttttcacctaagataaaaatcttagtccgatgaatctttcacctaagataaaggcagaagttggaaaaacgaaaggaaggcataatttggGAAAAGATGAAGGCATAATTTGGAAAAAGATGAAGGCATAATTTGAGGAGAAagaaaggaaggcataatttaaagaagaagaagacagaagtcgaaaaaaaaagaggaaagtaGTTTTCAGGAAAGAAACACCAGTTCTaagaaaagtaatttttggaGGAATGAAACACTAGTTTTTAGGGAAGTGGTTTTTTTTGAAGGAGGACAACACCAGTTTTTaaggaagcagttctgaaagaagataatttaAGTTAGTgggtagataaaacaaatttttgaaggaaaatggttaaaagaaatcttagtctgatgaatttttcacctaagataaaaatcttagtttgatgaatctctCACCTAAGATAAatgcaaaagttggaaaaataaaAGGAAGTCATAATTTGGGAAAAGATAAAGGCAGAAGTAGGAAAAGAAAGGAGGGCATAATTTAGATAAAGGCAGAAGTTGGAAAAAAGAAGGGAAGGCAGAATttgaggaaaaagaaaggaaggcataatttgAAGAAGGGGAAGACAAAAGtcgaaaaaaagaaaggaaggcataatttggAAAAAGATGAAGGCAGAATTTGAGGAGAAagaaaggaaggcataatttaAAGAAGGGGAAGGCAGAAGTCGAAAAAAGGGAAGGAAGGCATAATTTGGGAACAAGAAAGGAAGGCAGAATTTGAAAAGAATGgaagttggaatttggaaaattaaGAAAGTCGGGATcacaaaaatggacctagtctgatgaattatctACTTGAgtcaaaatctcagtctgatgaatcttccTCCTGAGATCAcacaaaaatggacctagtctgatgaattatctcctagagttacaatcttagtctgttgaatc is a genomic window containing:
- the LOC142181262 gene encoding uncharacterized protein LOC142181262, which codes for MITDIEAVMNAQETQGQRVQQGSTVVEENRTLKQQMTKIRQACANGQGQPCHESRFATQQEQYHYPEYHSYLFELPVNIEKSARKRVQEEITQRVKRLEQRLKNTQAMASQKSVAFRDLCMFPDVHLLPGFKVPKFEKYNGHGDPIAHLKRYCNQLRGMGRNEELLIAYFGESLSGVASEWFFDQYTSCWYVWDDMARAFVKQFQYNIDIAPDRISLSNLKKKPTESFREYAIKWREQAARAKPPMDDHELITIFIQAQEPDYFQYMTSAVGKSFPEAIKMGEMVENGLKTGRIISQRALKAAALAVQIEAGNTNEGDEEIMVISGSRRGPRRTSRRYVQPHQVSHDPLKHYYLLPNPPYFVDPSQYVAQPSNHPRKRARVSQNLHPLPQKFQLPYNPHPSQGYRKKQKLKDSFTPIGESYASLFEKLKQHDMIAPIPPNQVDRRARSFDSSKRCEYHSNAWSTMWKIVRI